AGGGGAGTTACCTAGTAAAACTGAGGTGAATCTAAGGGAGCATATGAAGGGTATAACCCTCTGTAGTGGTAACGAATTGAGTGAGCCACCTGTTGTTGAGAGAATGAGagaagatgagagtaaaaaaaataagtagAGGAGTGAGCTATttgaagagagaaagaaaagtaaagggAATGATGAAATGGAAGTGATCGAGCCATCGGGGGCTGAGATGATGTCAATTTCTCCACCAGTTCCATTTCCACATAGATTGAAGCCATCAAGAGTTGACAAAGAACTTGAGAAATTTGTCAACATTTTTAAACAATTACATATTAACATTCAATTTGTTgatgctattttgcagattccttTGTACGTAAAGTTTTTCAAGAAGTTAATGACAAAGAAGAGAAATTAGAGGATACCGAGACTATTGTATTAACAGAGGAATGCAGTACATCATACAAAACAAATTGCCACCAAAGTTGAAAAATCCGAGGAGTTTCACGATTTCTTGCACTATTGGTAATGTAGAGTTCTCTAAAACACTATGTGATCTTGATGCTAGTGTTTCATTGATTCCTTTAACTGTAGTTAGGCAATTGGGgttgaaagaattaaaatatACTAACATCTCTTTACAGTTGGCTGACAGGTCTATTAGACATCCCTTGAATATATTGGAAAATGTGCTTATTAAAgtataaaaatttatcattcccattgattttattgttttagaTATGGAGGAGGATGTTAATATATCCATTATCTTTGATAGACTACTTCTGACCACTGCAGTTACTATAATAGATGTTAAACGTGGTAAATTCAACTTCCAAATCGGTGAAGAGGAGGTGGAGTTTGATTTGAGTAAAGTAGAAAAGTATTCCTCTTTTACTGATCATGTTTATTCCATTGGCATATGTGTTAAATTGACACTAGAGATGAGTCGAGTTAATCTTGACTATGACTCTCTTGAACTTTGTCTCAATGTTGTAGGATTATAAGatgaaaaaatagaagaaataaCATTATTTGCAGTCACAGGTCTCTTACAAAATGAACAATGCATACAAAGATTTAGGGATGATCAAGGGGCTTCCTCCACCATCTTATGAACAAACTCCATGGCTTGAGTTTAAGCCGCTTCCAATCACCTCAAATATgtatttcttgaagaaaaatagACATTGCCGATGATTGTCAATGCCGCCCTTAATGAGGAGCAACTTGACAAACTTTTACGAGTTTTGAGGAAGCATCCAAAGGTTTTAGGATGGACAATTTTCGACATCAAGGGCATTAGTCCAACCATTTATATGCATCGAATTTTATTGGAAGAAGATGCTAAGCCAGTGATTGAAACTCAACGAAAGTTAAATCCCAATATAAAGGAAATGGTAAGGGTAGAAATCCTTAAATGACTTGATGCAGGTATAATTTTTCGATCTCTAATAGTGTTTGAATTTTTTCTATTCATGTTGTGCCAAAAAAGGGAGGAATAACTATAGTATGTGATAAAAATAATGAAATGATTCCTTCTAAAGTTCTAGTTGGATGGAGAATTTGTATTGATTATAGAAAATTCAATGCGACTACTAGAAaagatcattttttttcttctttttgttgaTCAAATTATAGAAAGATTGGCGGGATatgacttttattattttttggatagTTTTTCAGGATATAATCAAATAGTCATTGCACCAGACGATCAAGAGAAAACCACATTTATTTGTCCTTACAGCACCTTTGCATTTCGAAAAATGCCATTTGGATCGTGCAATGCATCTACCACTTTCCAACGATGCATGATGGTAATTTTTTTCGATTGTAatgagaaaatcatgaaaatttttatgtATGACTTCTCTGTATTTGGATCTATTTATAATCATTGTCTTAACAATTTAGATCTAATTTTGTAGAGATGTGAAGAGACAAATCTTGTACtcaattgggaaaaatgtcactTCATGGTTTGTGAGAGTATTGTTCTAGGCCATAAGATTTCTTCAAAAGGTGTCGAAGTGGATCAAGCAAAAGTGGAAGTGATTGAGAGAATACCTCCACCAACCAATGTGAAAGGCATTCGAAACTTTCTTGGACATACGGGGTTCTATCAGCGATTTATAAGGGTTTTTCCAAACTTGCTAGGCCTCTATGTGATTTACTTGCCAAAGATGTTCCTTTTCACTTTAATGATGAATGTCCATTTGCTTTTAATAGGTTGAAGAAGGAACTTGTTTTCGTACCCATAATAATATCACCAAATTGAAGTTTACCGTTTTAATTGATGTGTGAAACTAGTAATTTTGCGGTAGGAGCTGTTCTTGGACAAAAGTATGATAAGAGATTTCATGTCATTTACTATGCAAGTAAAATGCTTAATGAGATTCAAATCAATTATGAGGCAACAAAAAAAGAGTTACTTGCAGTGATATTTGCATTAGATAAATTTAGATCTTATCTAGTGGGATCTAAAGTCATTGTCTACACCGATCATGCGGCTCTTAAATAtcttttaaataagaaaaatgcaaagtCTCGACTAATTCGATGGATTTTATTATTGCAGAAATTTGATTTggaaatcaaaaataaaaagggaTCTGAGAATCTAGTTGTAGATCATCTTTCTAGACTGAAGAACACCCCACAAGAAGACCAAATTCCTATTAAAGAAGAGTTTCCAGATGAGTTCTTATTGGTTGTTCAAAAGTCACCATGGTATgccgatttagtcaattttgtgGTTAGTGAATTGCTATCAAGTGATTTAAATAGCATCTCAGCTTCAAATACATGTTATTATCAAATACATATTAATCTACTTCATTATTACAGGGTACCCTTGACTGCAAAGCAATAGAGGAAAGCATTAACAGCTCCATGATTGTTTGCTTCGTCAAAAAGACCAAACAATCATATGCAATGACGGAGCCAAAGGCGCTTATGGGGGCCATAGCCCcccaagttttgaaaattttcatttatagtatgtaaatatatatgtgtaaaACAAAGTTGACCCGccctaattttttacaattttagtttatatgtgtgtgtgtgtgtgtgtgtgtgaattaatttttcttcaaaaaatttatttattttttatatgcctttataattaaagttaatatttgatgtttttaaatgtcatatatttaaatagatggaaattattttgaacatagtatattaaaaaatttttgttagaaaaattttggctcccctaggaaaaaaaaatcctagcTCCGTCGCTACCATATCCATCATCCTCACTGAAAAGTATACAACTATTATAGCGCACAAGCTGAACTTGGGAGAAATTGAAACCAGAGGACTGCCACAAATATATTCTGATGCTAAGAGTTCAAGAGCAGCAGAAACAGCAACAATGCATGCTAAGTTGACAACAGTACCAACTGAAAACACTACAACTTCATCTGGAGGTCATGACAACAAACTTGAGACAGAACTCCTCACTACACTGAAAATAACAAAAATCCCtaccaagaaacaaaagaccacTGCTGaaaaagtgaaggaaaaagacGACATGGCCAAACAGAATTAATAGCCACTAATTCCTTCACCTTTTTGCCAGCCAGCACACTTTTGCAGATTCAATGATCTAAACTCCAGCTCTTAAGCCATAGTTTTTGCAATGTATATTTTGGAGATTCACTGATGTCCACTGAGGTTCTTAACTGCCAACTTTTGACATCTGCGAACAATAGATGTAAAACACTTTTGCTATCATAACAATGCCATCCTATTAACCAACACTCAAATGTTGTTACCTTCCCAAATTCACTCATCTCAACTACGCCTCTTCTAACAATATGAATTTCCTCATTCTTATTAAATGTTTCCTGATTCTTATTAAATATAATCCAAAACTTTCCTCCTCAATTTCTTAACAAAATCAACCTTTACATATATGCACAGGCACCACCGCCCGCGCATCGCTCAGATACCACCCCAAGAGTAGAGATATGATGATCCCTCGACCTAGGTTCAATTCTTTCAATGAACTGAGTACAACTTCCTTGTTTGGATGATTGGGATTTCTTGCTaaatgattttgaaaaaatctCTTAAGCAGTCCTCCACCATGCACCTTTGCGTCTAAGAAACGCACTTATTTAGTAAGTGCTACAATAACATTCAAAAAACACGTTTAAAATACAAATTTCAAGATGGATAGTTTAAGATCGGCTTTTGTATTAGGGAAAAACGTATTAGAAAGTTTCAAGTCCGTAGGGTACAGTTGGAGGGGAAGAAAGGAATTTGGCAAAGTTTAGCTCAAAGAGAAGCTTGCTCGTAAACtattttaataataaacttTTGATCCCTCATCTATTTCATGTATCAATTTATCCCTTGAACATTAAAAGGCACCAAAGTCAAATACTTTGGTTCATTCATTACTATTGTTATAGCAGACAGAATGAACAATATTTTTGTCCGCTAGAAATGAAGACATAACCCTAGTCAAACTCACAAAATATAACCCAAGTCAAGCTAGGTATTTTTTTGCAAATATCATATCAATAAGGCAAAATGGCCAATTTCATCCTTAAACTTTGTTGTGAGTGCCAATTTAGCCCCTAACTTTtatttctaatcaatttgataccTGACCTTATTTTGCAGTTTCAATCAAGGACTTCTGCGGTGGCACCACTACCAAAAACCAATCTGGCTCCtaattgactaattaactaatgGTATTATAGGACTGTCATTCACAAGACCgtaacaaaacaaataaattgtaTAAAAAATCATTAGATAAAAGTTTTAAATTGTGTAAAAAATCGCAAGATAAAACTTTTTTAAAGTTTAATCTTGTTATTTTTTACacgatttacttgatttataATAATCTAATGAGTGACGTTCTCAAAGTACCCTTAATTAGTTGGTTAATTAGGAGTCAGATCGGTTTTAGGTGATGGCACCACCACGAAAGTCCTTAATTGGAACCGCAATGTAAGTTCACAAATCAATTCATCTAAGAATAAAAGTTAGGGGTTGAATCAATACTAGGGAAAAGGTTTATGGATGAATTGACTATTTTCCCTATCAAGAAAGACTTTTAGGGAATTTTgacaaaataataattaattagGATAATTGCACATAGGTCTGTCAATTAGGCCATCTGAATCGGACTTTAACAAGATTAGATTCGATTCATACAGTTAGTACCACTTTTGAGTTTTCGATTATAAGTTTCGAGTTGATAAATGTGAATCTCATATTTGACTTATAAAATATTCAAGTTGTGAGTCTAATTCGAGTTTAGTTCAAACTCACTTATTGCTcattaattttcttaatataagtactataactattaagttctAAAGCTAATTTAACATCCACAAGACCACAACATTAAAACTATACACGAACCAGTAACAGttcattaaaaaatatataagccAAGAATTTTCAACAATAATATAGCCAATTAGTTCAAAGTATATggaaaatagtaataaaaacATGGTCAACAGTCAATACATCTTCAAAGGTCCTCAATTTGCTTATCCCAAGATTTGTCCTTCTAAATCTTTTGatataattttgtatatttaatatttcatatatatattaatatattttgacGCATAACTCATAAGTATaaagtattattattatatatttagatatataattatatatcaaaatatgaatagattgtatataattatatatatagatgCAAATTAAAGAGTCGGACCTATATTGTATTTGAGTCTAATAAGATCTAAACTTAGCTCACATTGAATTCGAACATAATATTTAGGTCCAAAGTAAGCCTAATtcaatgaaagattatgctcaTCGAACTTTTTTTGGGGCCAAACAAGTTGAGATCGAATTGGCCTAACCCCATTAAAAGTCCTAactgcatatatatatatgtttgtcctctatatatatatgatgATCTCTCGACCTAGGTTcaattttttcaatgaaatgcTTTTTTGCTCTTTTCATTATATATTAAGTGCATTTCATGAACTTAGTACAACTTCCTTGTTTGGATGATTGGGATTTCTTGCTAACTCATTTTGAAAAAATCTCTTAAGAGTCCTCCACCATGCTCCTTTATATCTTAGAAACACACTTATTAGAAAGTGCTACACTaactctttttttaaaaaaaaaaaaacgcttaAAATACTTTCAAGACGGATAGTTTAAGATTGGCTTTTGTACTAGGAACAATgtactagaaaattttctagtcCTTAGAGTACAGTGGAAGGCGAATAAaggaatttgacaaaatttagcTCAAGAAGAAGTTGGCCCTAAACTCATTTAATAGTAAACTTTTGACCCCTCATCTATTTCATATATCAATTTGGCCCTTGAACATTAAAAAGCATCAAATTCAAATatgtttcttcatttattgCTATTGTTAGAGCAAATGGAATTAATGATATTTTTGTCCATATATAAATCAAATAATCAAGACTTAATAAGAGTAGTAGTAGATCATCATCTTCCTCAAATACCTCTCAAATTAGGACTTCTTGGCTCTTGATTTCCAAAGAAGAAGATGGATCAAGAGCGAGACAGTTCCAGGAGAGAACCTAACACCTCTTGTCTACCAATGTGGGTTGAGAAGCATTATAGGGACTTCATGGACAAGTTGGAACCCTAGCCGGAAACCtgcaaaatatcctttgcctggggtatgattggtgaaaatggttgaatttgaattgaattggAAATTTGACATTCATGGCAATGTACCCTTTTCTAGGGCCAAGGATGCAAATTTTGGTAGTGGttgaatgaagaaatttgtCATTGTTCAGTTGAGATCATACATGGTGTATTTCAAAGACTTGACAATAGAAAATCAAGTACAATTTGCTGAAGATTATGCAAATAGATGAGAGCGTAGAGCACGAATGGAGGCAAAAGTTCATTGTATGGAAGTTGATGTTAGAAAGTCCTACTTCAAAGGGAAAGAAACTCTCGTGGCTCTTTGAATCACACGTGGTTCCATTCTAGTGGTAATATGACGTGGCTAAATGAAGGTCATTAGTCTTTATTGCAGTTAAAGGTGAAGTGAAACGTAGTCGTGATGAGTGGTTGAATTTCGGGGATTTGAGGTAATGCATAGTTATCAAATCCGATCAAGGCACCAGCACAACGAGGAGACGATTCTACAAGCAGTGGTTTAACTACGGTTCAACTAGTCGAATCAGTGGGActataatataatattataataatataatGTCTTTTAAGTTATTAAAAACAATGGAATTTTTTACCTGCTGATTGAACAggaccaattttttatttttacggGTGCAACTATCGATTAAGGTTTGGTTAAGCAACTTGTTTGCCGAGTCAATTGGTCGAACCACTGAGGTGGccagtttaataactatggtgtGATGTGCAATTTTGTGTCGTGTGAAAAGACCAATTATCATTGCAAATTGTCTTGTGCaatttttttggccttttttttcTAGCCCTGTTATGGGTAGTCAGATGAAAATAAGATGGATATGTTTAATTGGTAGTTCAGCCAAGGGATGCAATCAAGTCTAATTGAACTCGAGTAGTACACTCAAAATCAACTTGAGTTAAAAAACTTAGACTtgtgctcgagctcgagcttgtcaagtttgattttattttgccTTATTCGATTTCATACAAACCGAATCCAATCGAGCTCAATTCGGGCTCAATCAAGCCTAATCAAGTTtaagaaatataaatttatattttatataattttaaataatggATAAAATAGACATTTCATactaataaatttaaaaaaattttaaaaacatatatatatgtgaaacTCGATTAAGAACTCGAACTCAGTCAATCCGAGTTCAAGCGAATTCAAGTTCAAACCTTAATCAATCAAACTCGCAAGCTATTTGATTGAGCTCGACTCATTGCACCCCTAACTTAACCACAATCCCTCAGTACAACTAGGACGTATaacctttttcaatttttgtctaATTGCTGATCTCATGTAGACTACACACAACAATTACTTTTATTTCCAACGAAGGAATAGGTTTACAAGAGACAAAATAAAGCAtaatactaatacatttatatctGTAGCATGAGAAAAGCTGCTAAATAGAGACCCGATGCAATAATAATTGAAGTGATGGTAGTCTTGGTAGGCATCTTTCCTTTATCAGTTCTGATAATCATGGCTTCGTAGATTGGCAAGCAATTTAACACGCCAAAACCAGCTATAAACAGCTGAACAAAAACGTCTTCAGTGTTTCCTCCCTTGAGAACTAGCATTGTTCCATAAAGGAAGGCAGCAAAACTTATGATTGCTGCGGTTGCTAATGGCAAGAAAATTGGTGAGGGAACCCCAAATTCAAAGAGCCCTTGATAGTATCTTTTGCTTTGTTCATCATCTACTGCTTTGCTTGTCACATTGAATCCATGTGTAGCAATGCCCAATATTTGCATGAGGTACTCAAGAGTTCCAAAAAGATAACATGTCAGTCCTCTAATGAGCCATATCCTCTGTTCACTCCACCACCTTCTTAGGGTTGCTTGGCTGAATAGGAATTCTAAACAGTCTTGAGCATATGCCCCAAGGAATAGGAAAGCATACAAGAAAAACCATGGACTGGTTACCTGCAGCATATCATGTAATAAAATGTATTTGAGATTAATTATCAGTGATTAATATGTCAGAACTCCTTCAACCTTTCATGTTCTTTGGTCTGTGAACATTTATAAGTACTTTCGCCATGTTCAAAGGACATTTACTCAGTTTGGTTGAAATCTTGATTAGGTACCGTTTAAAACTTGGTTCAACATTTTTATACCAAATTGATTGATGAATACCAAAAGGGTAGATAACAAAACAAgctttctcaaaattttcagtAAATCATGGAATGCAGATATTTGGACTGTTGTCATACATACCTTCGGGAAGATATAGATACCATTTAGGAGAGTTAGCTGAGGAAGAAAGGTATATATAGTGATGGAAACTGACCAAAGAGGTAAGAAACCATACTGTATATAATCAAGACTCATCCCCCCCATAGCTTGTATACCAAAGGTTAATGGACTGTATTTGGAGAATGAAAATTGAAGGTGGCCGACTGCCCATCGTTTAACCTGGTTCAGTGCTTCCAGGAGAGAAATCGGTATGTTACCCAAAAATGCTGCCCTTTGGGGTTGGCAGAAGATAGACTTCCATCCTTGACAATGAAGACGGTAACCAGTGTACAGATCTTCCACTAAAGAGCCATATCTGAAGCCCATCTgatattttttccaaattaaacAAATTATATCGGTCAAATTCACCTATGAAAAAGTGCAGAGCTATGGTGAGTTGGTACAGCGAGGACAATCTACCATTGACTTTTCTTTGAATCCTTAAGGTAGTGATTGTTTGCAAGGAGAATTGTAGGAAAGTgaaggaaagtttttttttcatgCATGTTTGATTAGTAGAGAAGTCAATAATATTCTTGCACTTTCTTGCATATTGTATCTTGCAAAATTTGTaggattttgaaggaaaatgattagacgaaaaaattttaataattacCTCTAACTTCCCATCCCATCTTCCTCCAAAACTTTTCTTGATAACAAAACTTAAACTGGAAAaagattttcatttttctttaccttACCTTTCCGCACTTCACTTTCCCACCCAATATTCCCTCGATTCAAATAAAGCCCAAGTGTTCAATTAAATTCAATGGTCGTATCATTTAGAAAGGCGCATACCTGTTCACCCCAATTGGTTTGGAACTCATAATTGCAACCTGCCACAATCTTAGCCAGCTCTAAAATATGCTGAGACCTAAGTGACACCGAAACGCAACTTACAGGGATCCTGTTAAAAAGAAGggacaaaagaatgaaagaaaattacTGAGACCTGATAGGGCTGCTAACAACATGGTCAGGGCTCAACTGGGGCATTTCTGGCTGCAGCATCGCCGATGGACCACCAAAGAGAGCTCTACGCATGAAAAAGCATCCAGTGCCCATGCAATGAGGGCCTGTGAGTCCATCCATTCCCTTTGTATTGATGTGAAACCCACGTTGCATCTCGGATGAATAGATGTCATTCTTGTTTACGCCATGGAAACATTGAGGAAATTGGACATAGGCCAATTTAGGCCTAATTGAATTATCCATGAAGTAACAGAGCACATTGTATGGTGTCCTGGGGTTGTTTGAGAACATGTCACAGTCTAGGGTAAGAATTATAGGCGCGTTTGTCATAAGAGCTGATACTCGAAGCTAtataggcaaaaaaaaaaaaaaattaaatggttAGAGCTTGTAAAAT
This Coffea arabica cultivar ET-39 chromosome 3e, Coffea Arabica ET-39 HiFi, whole genome shotgun sequence DNA region includes the following protein-coding sequences:
- the LOC113736540 gene encoding cellulose synthase-like protein G3, with protein sequence MKFYKISRELMEPSTMLKAPFHSIRPMRRTVFNHLFAVVYTIALLFLLYHHGFKLLSSTTFPSFFISISMFISDLLLAFLWFTAQGFRIRPVTREVFPENLEEMIDKKDFPAIDIFICTSDPYKEPPIDIVNTALSVMAYDYPTEKLSIYVSDDGGSELTLFAIMEAAKFGAHWLAFCRENKVLDRSPAEFFRLQETKNSKTEKIKTMYEDMKRRIENVVENGKVAQYITSQQEHEAFSPWTKTFTHRDHPTVIQVLLESGKDIDVSGHSMPNLIYVTREKSITSPHHYKAGALNTLLRVSALMTNAPIILTLDCDMFSNNPRTPYNVLCYFMDNSIRPKLAYVQFPQCFHGVNKNDIYSSEMQRGFHINTKGMDGLTGPHCMGTGCFFMRRALFGGPSAMLQPEMPQLSPDHVVSSPIRSQHILELAKIVAGCNYEFQTNWGEQMGFRYGSLVEDLYTGYRLHCQGWKSIFCQPQRAAFLGNIPISLLEALNQVKRWAVGHLQFSFSKYSPLTFGIQAMGGMSLDYIQYGFLPLWSVSITIYTFLPQLTLLNGIYIFPKVTSPWFFLYAFLFLGAYAQDCLEFLFSQATLRRWWSEQRIWLIRGLTCYLFGTLEYLMQILGIATHGFNVTSKAVDDEQSKRYYQGLFEFGVPSPIFLPLATAAIISFAAFLYGTMLVLKGGNTEDVFVQLFIAGFGVLNCLPIYEAMIIRTDKGKMPTKTTITSIIIASGLYLAAFLMLQI